One window from the genome of Nicotiana tomentosiformis chromosome 5, ASM39032v3, whole genome shotgun sequence encodes:
- the LOC104114788 gene encoding AT-hook motif nuclear-localized protein 20 yields MANPWWTGQVGLSGVDTSSSAGSPALNKKPDLGVSMNDNSGGSGSHDEERDHSDDPKEGAVEGATRRPRGRPAGSKNKPKPPIFVTRDSPNALRSHVMEVANGADVAESIAQFARKRQRGVCVLSATGTVTNVTLRQPSAPGSAVMALHGRFEILSLTGAFLPGPAPPGSTGLTIYLAGGQGQVVGGSVVGPLVASGPVMVIASTFSNATYERLPLEEEEEGSGQAAQGQLGGGGGGGSPPGMGGSGGGGAQQQGGGGGMGDPSSNMSVYNLPPNLLPNGGQLNHEAFAWAHGRPPF; encoded by the exons ATGGCAAACCCATGGTGGACAGGCCAAGTAGGTTTATCAGGAGTTGATACATCATCTTCAGCTGGCTCGCCGGCACTCAATAAAAAACCAGATCTGGGGGTTTCTATGAACGACAACAGCGGCGGAAGTGGCAGTCACGACGAAGAAAGAGATCATAGCGACGACCCTAAAGAGGGTGCAGTCGAAGGAGCCACTCGTCGACCCAGAGGTCGACCAGCTGGCTCCAAAAACAAGCCGAAACCGCCCATTTTCGTGACTAGGGATAGCCCTAACGCGCTAAGAAGTCACGTTATGGAAGTTGCAAATGGTGCAGATGTAGCTGAAAGCATAGCGCAGTTTGCTAGAAAAAGACAAAGAGGTGTTTGTGTTTTGAGTGCTACTGGAACGGTAACTAATGTAACCCTAAGACAACCTTCTGCTCCTGGTAGTGCTGTCATGGCCTTACACGGCCGTTTCGAGATCTTATCATTGACCGGCGCTTTCCTCCCTGGACCAGCTCCTCCTGGATCAACAG GTTTGACTATATACTTAGCCGGAGGACAAGGACAAGTTGTGGGAGGAAGTGTAGTAGGGCCATTAGTAGCATCAGGACCTGTTATGGTGATTGCATCAACGTTTTCTAATGCTACATACGAGAGGCTGCCgttggaggaggaggaagaaggcaGCGGACAGGCGGCACAAGGGCAGCTTGGAGGTGGTGGTGGAGGTGGATCACCGCCGGGAATGGGAGGTAGTGGTGGTGGAGGGGCACAGCAAcaaggtggtggtggtggtatgGGAGATCCATCTTCAAATATGTCAGTGTATAATTTGCCACCAAATTTGCTACCAAATGGTGGACAATTGAACCATGAAGCATTTGCTTGGGCTCATGGCCGTCCTCCTTTTTAA